Proteins from a genomic interval of Quercus lobata isolate SW786 chromosome 11, ValleyOak3.0 Primary Assembly, whole genome shotgun sequence:
- the LOC115969102 gene encoding dehydration-responsive element-binding protein 1B-like, with the protein MDIFKHFSYPQYLVGYDIWSSESESDSTRMMKLSNEEVMLASKTPKKQAGRKKFKETRHPVYRGVRRKNSKKWVCEVREPNKKSRIWLGTFPTVEMAARAHDVAAMALRGHSACLNFADSTWRLPMPASAEAKDIQRAAVEAAEMFRPTELDKASGDELRPMGKNAMSVATTAEAMETEAKGVFFIDEEAVFGMPRLLANMAEGMLLPPPHYYGGDDMETDTDVSLWSYSI; encoded by the coding sequence ATGGATATTTTTAAGCATTTCTCATACCCACAATATCTAGTGGGGTATGATATTTGGTCATCTGAGTCAGAGAGTGACAGTACTCGCATGATGAAGTTGTCGAATGAGGAGGTTATGTTGGCTTCCAAGACTCCTAAGAAACAAGCTGGAAGAAAAAAGTTCAAGGAGACAAGACACCCAGTATACCGTGGAGTGAGGAGgaaaaactcaaagaaatgGGTTTGTGAAGTGCGTGAGCCTAATAAGAAGTCAAGGATTTGGCTTGGGACTTTCCCCACGGTTGAAATGGCAGCACGTGCACATGATGTGGCGGCAATGGCCCTTCGTGGCCACTCTGCATGTCTTAATTTTGCCGATTCAACGTGGAGGTTGCCAATGCCAGCATCAGCGGAGGCAAAGGATATTCAACGGGCTGCAGTTGAGGCGGCCGAGATGTTTAGGCCGACGGAGCTAGACAAGGCATCCGGGGATGAATTGAGGCCAATGGGGAAAAATGCGATGTCGGTCGCAACTACAGCAGAAGCGATGGAGACAGAGGCGAAAGGTGTGTTTTTTATCGATGAGGAGGCGGTTTTTGGCATGCCGAGGTTGTTGGCAAATATGGCAGAAGGGATGTTGTTGCCTCCACCTCATTATTATGGTGGAGATGACATGGAAACTGATACTGACGTGTCATTATGGAGTTACTCAATTTGA